Proteins found in one Nocardia brasiliensis ATCC 700358 genomic segment:
- a CDS encoding ABC transporter ATP-binding protein, whose protein sequence is MAVNAFELSDIVVRYGSTLAVDSVSLRSVPGKLTALLGPNGAGKSSLLNVLSTAARPASGTVRIFGSDVRTAPMRARAQLGLVFQERTLDKELTVEQNLWFHARLFGMRRADTAAQIDRLLDLLELTAQRRTAVERLSGGTARRVELVRALLHRPGLLILDEPTTGLDPRSRRVVWRDLLRMRDELGVTTLYSTHYLDEAEYADEIVIMSDGRIGRSGSPVELKDELRVSCVRLRTHDDEAAAAQLRTAGFEVVTGFTELEVRCTDPDRRVADIVRVLELPISSVTVHNPSMDDVYVAATARAGKGIS, encoded by the coding sequence ATGGCAGTCAACGCCTTCGAGCTCTCGGATATCGTCGTGCGCTACGGCAGCACACTGGCCGTCGACTCGGTCTCGTTGCGTTCCGTACCCGGCAAGCTGACCGCGCTGCTCGGGCCGAACGGTGCGGGAAAGTCGAGCCTGCTCAATGTGCTCTCGACAGCAGCGCGGCCGGCCTCGGGCACTGTTCGGATCTTCGGCAGCGATGTACGGACGGCACCGATGCGGGCCCGCGCCCAACTCGGTCTGGTGTTCCAGGAACGCACCCTGGACAAGGAACTGACGGTCGAGCAGAACCTCTGGTTCCATGCCCGGCTTTTCGGCATGCGCCGAGCCGACACCGCCGCGCAGATCGACCGCTTGCTCGACCTGCTCGAGCTCACCGCGCAGCGACGCACCGCGGTCGAACGACTGTCCGGCGGCACGGCGCGACGCGTGGAACTCGTTCGCGCACTGCTTCATCGCCCCGGACTGCTCATCCTGGACGAACCCACGACGGGTCTCGATCCACGATCCCGTCGCGTCGTTTGGCGAGATCTTCTCCGAATGCGCGACGAACTAGGTGTCACCACCCTGTACTCCACCCACTATCTCGACGAGGCCGAATACGCCGACGAGATCGTGATCATGTCCGACGGCCGGATCGGTCGCTCCGGTTCGCCCGTCGAGTTGAAGGACGAGTTACGGGTCTCCTGTGTTCGGCTGCGGACACACGACGACGAGGCCGCCGCCGCGCAGTTGCGCACGGCAGGTTTCGAGGTCGTCACCGGCTTCACCGAGCTCGAGGTGCGATGCACCGACCCCGATCGCCGCGTCGCCGATATCGTGCGCGTCCTCGAACTGCCGATCTCGAGCGTCACCGTGCACAACCCGTCGATGGACGACGTCTATGTCGCGGCCACCGCCCGCGCCGGGAAAGGCATTTCATGA
- a CDS encoding lanthionine synthetase C family protein, whose protein sequence is MSTALPQQVSPAERAAELVTLVAERLADPAAVATIADRPDNHDPIYGSVMWGPMTLSTGLPGTAMFYAELARRTPSWSSTTHDHVRAAGETMSSQPSRGLYAGPAALLAAAQTCEGHYPGLRRKLAAWLADDQLTRLRRLRAQPGPGISWECYDIVNGLSGTARILLDSLDDPVENGAEVRRALYDTLQYLVQISEPITVDGHVVPGWWVPAARQAVEQDRLDYPRGDFNLGLAHGIPGPVSVLSTALRRGHEVPGQRAALKRMVQWLIRWLRTDDQGSYWPCRIPFDDEIATTATEDLFTRTAWCYGAPGVAAAVHHAGQTLDIPEWRTHAVQALHDALARDESRWTLAGPTICHGYAGLLQVVHRIGTAEQDDVLLAAKHRLAATILDMADPAAPFVFRQPMRYPRSAPGPSEFKLLDIAGLLEGAAGVACALLSVLPDSSAETARHPWDRVLALS, encoded by the coding sequence ATGAGCACCGCGCTACCGCAACAAGTTTCGCCGGCCGAACGGGCGGCCGAACTCGTCACCCTGGTCGCGGAACGGCTGGCCGATCCCGCCGCCGTCGCGACGATCGCGGATCGCCCCGACAATCACGACCCCATCTACGGGTCGGTGATGTGGGGACCGATGACGTTGTCCACCGGATTGCCCGGCACAGCGATGTTCTACGCGGAGTTGGCGCGCCGGACGCCGTCCTGGTCGAGCACGACCCACGACCACGTCCGCGCGGCGGGCGAGACGATGTCGAGTCAGCCGAGCCGGGGGCTGTACGCGGGACCGGCGGCGCTGCTGGCGGCCGCGCAGACCTGCGAGGGCCACTATCCCGGATTGCGCCGCAAGCTCGCCGCCTGGCTGGCCGACGACCAGCTGACCCGACTGCGGCGCCTACGCGCCCAGCCGGGGCCCGGAATTTCCTGGGAGTGCTACGACATCGTCAACGGATTGTCCGGCACCGCAAGAATATTGCTCGATTCGCTCGACGATCCCGTCGAGAACGGCGCGGAGGTCCGGCGCGCCCTCTACGACACCTTGCAGTACCTGGTGCAGATCAGCGAACCGATCACCGTGGACGGCCATGTCGTGCCCGGCTGGTGGGTTCCCGCGGCGCGGCAAGCGGTCGAGCAGGACCGGCTCGACTATCCGCGCGGCGATTTCAATCTCGGTCTCGCACACGGTATTCCAGGACCGGTATCGGTTCTGTCGACGGCCTTGCGCCGCGGGCACGAGGTGCCGGGACAGCGGGCGGCGCTGAAGCGCATGGTGCAGTGGCTGATCCGCTGGCTTCGCACGGACGATCAGGGCAGCTACTGGCCGTGTCGCATACCGTTCGATGACGAAATCGCCACCACCGCAACGGAAGATCTGTTCACCAGGACAGCATGGTGTTACGGTGCGCCGGGCGTCGCGGCAGCGGTACACCACGCCGGCCAGACCCTCGACATCCCCGAATGGCGCACGCACGCCGTCCAGGCACTACACGACGCACTCGCCCGGGACGAATCGCGATGGACCCTGGCGGGACCGACGATTTGCCACGGTTACGCGGGGTTGCTCCAGGTGGTCCATCGGATCGGCACCGCCGAACAGGACGACGTGCTCCTGGCCGCCAAGCACCGGCTCGCCGCAACGATCCTCGACATGGCGGATCCGGCCGCACCCTTCGTGTTCCGGCAGCCGATGCGATATCCGAGATCCGCGCCGGGGCCGAGCGAATTCAAGCTGCTCGATATCGCCGGACTGCTGGAGGGTGCGGCCGGGGTGGCGTGCGCGCTGCTGTCGGTGCTCCCGGACAGCAGTGCCGAGACGGCACGGCATCCCTGGGATCGTGTCCTCGCGCTGAGCTGA
- a CDS encoding lantibiotic dehydratase, which produces MSDSIFRAWDVFMLRAPLALGRPGIPTGGGHLGIVRAAAADSTLRTAITLASPSLGNLLDRVHRGEHRGIKATQLRRAALAVLRYDIRTRMRPTPFGVFSGVTGGRFDFSAKLDRGTRHRTRTHADMQWLLGVVQQLQSRPELLPGLRVLAHPALSGRGDRVVLDCPSPLGAPLDGQTRAVVSLRNSPVVQAALRAAERMVSIDELTATIAARFGAPPRRVAEVLRVLVEQEFLLTELRPPLDGGDPLGHVIDVLASIEDPATPIAATLRALREIDDRRRSSDLLPLGPGTARLIETAAQADRLHSYDTPLHIDSAVDIDVQLPLEVRAEVERAAELMWRMSADKLGLVALRDYHAKFLERYGTDRLVRVGELLDATRGMGAPAGYIWPESQETKPDPAIGREPARIRLLHNLVGIALRDGLREVELTDATLNDLIGANDGDADAPNSCEITFHVIAASLDALSAGDFRIVLAPSPGSHHAGATLARFADLLPAEIRAELAAESAAIPVHVDGAMRVDLSFMTRSGKAANLAHCAVHSGARISVGLPAARGTDEIPLAEVAVGATTERLCAVHLPTGREIVPVLNNMISPMTQAPNAARLLWEIGLEGQRLWEPWTWAGLTELPFVPRIRHGRFVLAPAVWRMDTLLGVAEPDFAAAVAAWRREWRVPERILTVQMDQRLLFDLTDPAHLELLWDELRKDPGLVAHELPGDDEYSDGIDGHAMEIVVPLSRRDTRPARSPHGGRLGVERTAAGLGSDWLSLELYLPVAEQSEFLRVHLPGLVERAQENGCDRWFFIRYTGPNGPHLRIRCHGTAADLWGAAASSLGRRLEQWQHEGLIRTHRIEPYEAELERYGGVATMTMAERVFEADSRAAIRFLELVDDPSCPHTLDTFAAVSVAALAAAYGLPESNPAQDNRRETDAAFAWLSMTGARAELPAAYRVDAQNWRRLVDPHGGWDGLRADPYGAAALDVLHARDTAVRELRAVLPDPGIRHQRLVGSLMHMSCNRLFGGDSDRERAAVAIARGAVQDNFNKRRHAR; this is translated from the coding sequence GTGTCGGATTCGATCTTCCGTGCCTGGGATGTCTTCATGCTCCGCGCTCCGCTGGCGCTCGGCCGCCCCGGCATACCGACCGGGGGCGGCCACCTCGGCATCGTGCGCGCCGCCGCGGCCGACAGCACGCTGCGCACCGCGATCACGCTCGCCAGCCCGAGTCTCGGCAACCTGCTCGACCGCGTCCACCGTGGCGAACACCGCGGCATCAAAGCGACACAGTTGCGCCGCGCCGCGCTCGCGGTACTCCGCTACGACATCAGAACGCGGATGCGCCCTACGCCGTTCGGCGTCTTCTCCGGCGTGACGGGTGGCCGATTCGATTTCTCGGCGAAGCTCGACCGCGGCACCCGCCACCGCACCAGGACACATGCAGACATGCAATGGCTGCTCGGTGTCGTGCAGCAGTTGCAGAGCAGGCCGGAGCTGCTACCCGGACTACGGGTGCTGGCCCACCCGGCGCTGTCCGGTCGGGGCGATCGGGTGGTGCTCGACTGCCCGTCACCGCTCGGCGCACCGCTCGACGGGCAGACCAGGGCGGTGGTGTCGCTACGGAACTCGCCGGTGGTCCAGGCCGCGCTGCGCGCCGCCGAGCGGATGGTCTCGATCGACGAACTCACGGCAACGATCGCGGCACGTTTCGGCGCCCCGCCGCGCCGCGTTGCCGAGGTGCTACGGGTCTTGGTCGAGCAGGAATTCTTGCTCACCGAGTTGCGGCCACCGCTGGACGGCGGCGACCCGCTCGGCCACGTGATCGACGTCCTCGCGTCCATCGAGGATCCGGCCACACCGATCGCGGCGACGCTGCGCGCACTGCGTGAAATCGATGACCGCAGGCGATCGAGTGATCTACTGCCCCTGGGGCCCGGGACCGCGCGGTTGATCGAGACCGCAGCGCAGGCGGACCGCCTGCACTCTTACGACACACCGCTGCACATCGACTCGGCGGTGGATATCGACGTCCAGCTACCGCTCGAGGTGCGCGCCGAGGTCGAGCGTGCGGCCGAGTTGATGTGGCGGATGTCGGCAGACAAACTTGGCCTCGTCGCACTGCGCGACTATCACGCGAAGTTCCTCGAGCGCTACGGTACCGATCGGCTGGTCCGCGTCGGCGAGCTGCTCGACGCCACGCGTGGCATGGGCGCACCCGCCGGGTACATCTGGCCGGAAAGCCAAGAGACGAAGCCGGATCCGGCGATCGGTCGCGAGCCGGCCCGAATTCGACTGCTGCACAACCTGGTCGGTATCGCACTACGCGACGGCCTGCGCGAGGTCGAGCTGACCGACGCGACGCTGAACGACCTGATCGGCGCGAACGACGGCGACGCGGACGCGCCGAACTCCTGCGAGATCACCTTCCACGTCATCGCGGCGTCGCTGGACGCGCTGTCCGCCGGGGACTTCCGGATCGTGCTGGCACCCAGCCCGGGCTCACACCATGCGGGGGCGACACTCGCCCGATTCGCCGACCTGCTGCCGGCGGAGATTCGGGCCGAGCTCGCGGCGGAGTCCGCGGCGATTCCGGTCCACGTGGACGGCGCGATGCGCGTCGACCTGTCCTTCATGACACGTTCCGGCAAAGCGGCGAACCTCGCCCACTGTGCGGTGCACAGCGGAGCCCGGATCAGCGTCGGACTGCCCGCCGCCCGCGGCACCGATGAGATCCCCCTCGCCGAGGTAGCCGTCGGTGCGACGACGGAGCGGTTGTGCGCGGTACATCTGCCGACCGGCCGGGAGATCGTTCCGGTGCTGAACAACATGATCAGCCCGATGACCCAGGCGCCCAACGCCGCCCGACTGCTGTGGGAGATCGGGTTGGAGGGACAACGACTGTGGGAGCCATGGACCTGGGCCGGGCTGACCGAACTGCCTTTCGTGCCGCGGATCAGGCACGGTCGTTTCGTGCTGGCTCCGGCGGTGTGGCGGATGGACACGCTCCTCGGCGTGGCCGAACCTGACTTCGCGGCCGCGGTCGCGGCCTGGCGGCGCGAGTGGCGGGTGCCCGAACGGATCCTGACCGTCCAGATGGATCAGCGGTTGCTGTTCGACCTGACCGATCCCGCCCATCTGGAACTGCTGTGGGACGAACTGCGCAAGGACCCCGGCCTCGTCGCGCACGAGTTACCCGGGGACGACGAGTATTCCGACGGTATCGACGGGCACGCGATGGAGATCGTCGTGCCGTTGTCACGGCGCGACACTCGCCCGGCCCGCTCGCCGCACGGTGGCCGCCTCGGGGTGGAACGGACAGCGGCCGGGCTCGGCAGCGACTGGCTCTCGCTCGAGTTGTATCTCCCGGTGGCGGAGCAGAGCGAGTTCCTCCGTGTGCACCTGCCCGGCCTGGTCGAGCGGGCTCAGGAAAACGGTTGCGACCGTTGGTTCTTCATTCGGTACACCGGGCCGAACGGGCCGCATCTGCGGATTCGATGCCACGGCACGGCCGCGGATCTGTGGGGTGCGGCCGCGTCGTCACTCGGACGTCGACTCGAGCAATGGCAGCACGAGGGGCTGATCAGAACGCACCGTATCGAACCCTACGAGGCCGAACTGGAACGGTACGGCGGTGTGGCGACCATGACGATGGCCGAGCGCGTGTTCGAAGCGGACAGTCGCGCGGCGATCCGATTTCTCGAGCTGGTGGACGATCCCTCGTGCCCGCACACACTGGACACCTTCGCCGCGGTCTCCGTCGCGGCGCTCGCCGCCGCCTACGGTCTGCCCGAGTCGAACCCGGCGCAGGACAACCGGCGGGAAACCGACGCGGCCTTCGCCTGGCTGTCGATGACCGGTGCACGAGCCGAGCTGCCTGCGGCCTACCGGGTGGACGCACAGAACTGGCGGCGGCTCGTCGACCCGCACGGCGGGTGGGACGGACTGCGCGCCGACCCGTACGGTGCGGCTGCGCTGGACGTCCTCCACGCCCGCGACACCGCCGTCCGCGAACTGCGCGCAGTATTGCCGGACCCCGGGATCCGGCACCAACGGCTCGTCGGCAGCCTGATGCACATGAGCTGCAATCGACTCTTCGGTGGTGACTCCGACCGCGAGCGCGCGGCGGTCGCCATTGCCCGCGGCGCCGTGCAGGACAACTTCAACAAAAGAAGGCACGCACGATGA
- a CDS encoding gallidermin/nisin family lantibiotic: MSTVTMEPVETVETVDLFDLDIRVGVGNIQGNAAINSWSYCTPGCTSSGGGSGCSHCC; the protein is encoded by the coding sequence GTGAGCACGGTGACCATGGAACCGGTGGAGACCGTCGAAACAGTCGATCTGTTCGATCTCGACATCCGCGTCGGCGTCGGCAACATCCAGGGCAACGCGGCGATCAACAGCTGGTCGTACTGCACCCCGGGCTGCACCAGCTCGGGTGGCGGCAGCGGCTGCAGCCACTGCTGTTGA
- a CDS encoding RNA polymerase sigma factor, translated as MDSDEALLAAVAKGDQACLRVLYDRHAPAMLRVVRRMTAQSGVAEEILQETWLAVWRSADSFRGESSARGWLFGVAKRQAHNYLRKSVLTTVDLDETPELSDHAGTVEDIVLANAARGDLAAGIRDLPEHLRDVLLLVLVDDLSYPDVATVLDIPVGTVKSRMSHARKRLAQTLSGTTADLSIRYGGEQ; from the coding sequence GTGGACTCGGACGAAGCGTTGCTGGCCGCGGTGGCCAAGGGCGACCAGGCGTGCCTGCGTGTGCTCTACGACCGGCACGCGCCCGCGATGCTGCGGGTGGTGCGCCGGATGACCGCGCAGAGCGGGGTCGCGGAGGAGATCCTGCAGGAGACCTGGCTGGCCGTGTGGCGCTCGGCGGACAGTTTCCGCGGCGAATCCTCCGCGCGCGGCTGGCTGTTCGGTGTCGCCAAACGCCAAGCCCACAACTACCTGCGTAAGTCGGTGCTCACAACAGTCGATCTCGACGAGACGCCGGAACTATCCGATCACGCGGGCACGGTGGAAGACATCGTGCTCGCCAACGCCGCCCGCGGGGATCTCGCGGCCGGCATCCGCGACCTGCCGGAACATCTTCGCGACGTCCTGTTGCTGGTGCTGGTCGACGATCTGTCCTACCCGGATGTCGCCACGGTGCTCGACATCCCCGTGGGTACGGTGAAGAGCCGAATGTCGCACGCGCGCAAGCGACTTGCGCAGACCCTGTCCGGCACCACCGCCGATCTGTCCATTCGCTACGGAGGCGAGCAATGA
- a CDS encoding ABC transporter ATP-binding protein has translation MTINLRKLTKVYRGRTVALDEIDLTVTEGMTGLLGTNGAGKTTLIRILTGTIRPTSGTVAVCGHDMASAAGRTAVKRLLGYLPQELALYPDLTGREFLDYVALLKGIDDKRRRRSQIDNLLDRVGLDAVATQRIERYSGGMKRRLGIAQTLLGDPKLIIVDEPTAGLDPEERIRFRTLLGQLGGDRIVVLSTHILDDVAHSCPRAAVLTEGRMAYHGTTGGLVALADGQTHVLRAAHEPVGDFTVVNVTSTGDGVHYRVVGPVPPPESWPVAPTLDDGYIALLRAARAGTR, from the coding sequence ATGACGATCAACCTGCGCAAGCTCACCAAGGTCTACCGCGGGCGCACGGTCGCGCTCGACGAGATCGACCTGACCGTGACCGAGGGTATGACCGGCTTGCTCGGCACGAACGGCGCGGGCAAGACCACCCTCATCCGCATTCTGACCGGAACCATTCGCCCGACTTCGGGCACGGTTGCGGTCTGCGGACACGATATGGCGTCCGCCGCGGGACGGACCGCCGTCAAACGGCTACTCGGCTATCTGCCCCAGGAACTCGCGCTCTATCCGGACCTCACCGGTCGCGAATTCCTCGACTATGTCGCATTGCTCAAGGGGATCGACGACAAGCGGCGCCGACGGTCGCAGATCGATAACCTGCTGGACCGTGTCGGACTGGATGCCGTTGCCACCCAACGGATCGAGCGATACTCCGGCGGGATGAAGCGCCGGCTCGGCATCGCGCAGACGCTGCTGGGGGACCCGAAGCTGATCATCGTCGACGAGCCGACGGCGGGGCTCGATCCCGAGGAAAGGATCCGCTTCCGCACCTTGCTCGGCCAACTCGGTGGCGACCGCATCGTCGTCTTGTCCACCCATATCCTCGACGACGTCGCACACAGCTGCCCGAGGGCCGCCGTGCTGACCGAGGGCAGGATGGCCTATCACGGCACCACCGGCGGTCTGGTCGCCCTGGCCGACGGTCAGACGCACGTGCTGCGTGCGGCGCACGAGCCGGTGGGCGATTTTACCGTCGTCAACGTGACCAGCACCGGCGACGGGGTGCACTATCGAGTGGTCGGTCCGGTACCGCCGCCCGAATCATGGCCGGTGGCACCGACTCTCGACGATGGCTACATCGCGTTGCTCCGTGCCGCCAGGGCCGGGACCCGCTGA
- a CDS encoding glycosyltransferase family 2 protein: MCPTFNRSAAIRATIDSVLAQTVPDWTLLVVSDGSTDDTDEIVRAYRDPRIRLLRTGPYGHPGGPRNVGAAAATAPAVAYLDHDDRWLPTHLETLLGMLDRGAAFAATGCRRVDETGTELDRTQIPDLIWHPELQTTHAMFEPSRVGHVRTLLAEVGGWTTVRAGYEDWDLWFRTARHGYDFTISAERTALLTVGPGTRRNGLRPPQAVVLQRVPNLSAAQAVLEAIGTPEHRNALRTIHLTEVAHWYTSLTDSDRYRLAEGLRPDTVAGELQAYFEQHEKPCLLEELNYAPIGDHYAILLPLWCATGEHARAIGTVVRERFPAQHRYLRALADATAVA, encoded by the coding sequence GTGTGTCCGACGTTCAACCGGTCCGCGGCCATCCGGGCCACGATCGACAGCGTGCTGGCGCAGACTGTGCCGGATTGGACGTTGCTGGTCGTGTCGGACGGCTCGACCGACGACACCGACGAGATCGTGCGCGCGTATCGCGATCCGCGGATCCGGCTCCTGCGCACCGGCCCGTACGGGCACCCCGGCGGCCCACGCAACGTCGGTGCCGCGGCGGCGACGGCCCCGGCGGTGGCCTATCTCGACCATGACGATCGCTGGCTACCAACGCATTTGGAGACTCTGCTCGGAATGCTCGACCGCGGTGCCGCCTTCGCCGCCACCGGTTGCCGCCGAGTCGACGAAACGGGCACGGAGCTGGATCGCACTCAGATCCCCGATCTGATCTGGCATCCGGAGCTACAGACCACCCATGCGATGTTCGAACCGTCCCGTGTCGGCCACGTGCGGACGCTGCTGGCCGAGGTCGGCGGTTGGACCACCGTGCGAGCCGGGTATGAGGACTGGGATCTATGGTTCCGGACGGCAAGGCACGGCTACGATTTCACGATTTCCGCCGAGCGCACCGCGCTCCTCACCGTCGGCCCGGGCACGCGCCGCAACGGCCTGCGGCCGCCACAGGCGGTAGTGCTTCAGCGGGTCCCGAATCTGTCCGCCGCGCAGGCGGTACTGGAGGCCATCGGGACGCCGGAGCATCGAAACGCCCTGCGCACAATCCATCTCACCGAGGTGGCGCACTGGTATACCAGCCTTACCGACTCCGATCGCTATCGGCTGGCCGAGGGCCTACGGCCCGACACCGTCGCGGGCGAGCTGCAAGCATACTTCGAGCAGCACGAGAAGCCCTGCCTACTAGAGGAATTGAATTACGCACCGATCGGCGACCACTACGCGATACTACTGCCGCTGTGGTGCGCCACCGGCGAGCACGCACGCGCGATCGGCACCGTGGTCCGCGAGCGCTTCCCCGCACAGCACAGGTATCTTCGCGCGCTGGCCGACGCGACCGCAGTGGCGTGA
- a CDS encoding DUF2511 domain-containing protein yields MTGAALCGAVAISACGGGSGPKDPAHRDGVALPEPTSSSQAVGSENLGYLWPFTVDRGTIECRAGEQATFTAPDGKIYALNEKAEQSGLPGVEPLRATGAGGDKISLGALRSRAMQLCRFAN; encoded by the coding sequence ATGACCGGTGCGGCGCTCTGCGGCGCCGTGGCGATCAGCGCGTGCGGTGGCGGCTCGGGTCCGAAGGACCCGGCCCATCGGGACGGTGTGGCACTGCCCGAGCCGACGTCGAGCAGCCAGGCTGTCGGCAGCGAGAATCTCGGCTACCTTTGGCCGTTCACCGTCGATCGCGGCACGATCGAATGCCGGGCGGGCGAGCAAGCGACGTTCACCGCTCCGGATGGAAAGATCTACGCGCTCAACGAGAAGGCCGAACAATCAGGCCTACCCGGCGTCGAGCCGTTGCGGGCGACCGGCGCCGGCGGCGACAAGATCAGTCTCGGCGCCCTGCGCAGCCGGGCGATGCAGCTGTGTCGCTTCGCGAACTGA
- a CDS encoding class I SAM-dependent methyltransferase, with product MTKRGTDTRPDLERLIHVAGAGDDLIAEHIEWMGVERTARTLVREVLDRVDLRGCPPIDVLFRLHAGAQSADVTVRVAADGSTTTPSAPSSGAVAATVEQSLPEFVRSVLGPRGAATSATRVLHWPDLSAFETFGRPQPAFEPVRRLLDSIDHGYRVTLAELCVRAGSDKWGVHQYPQHYAKHFEMLRDRPLTMLEIGVGGFADPRRGGESLRMWKRYFPRASVYGIDIIDKSELSEPRMTVLRADQSAPADLARVLETTGPLDLVIDDGSHLSAHVIASFDVLFPALRPGGMYVIEDLQTSYWPHFGGRSGVYDNTATSMGFLKALIDGLNFAEIDGREPRRTDTAIKGMHFYHNIVFVEKGENRDEGAPAWLRGA from the coding sequence ATGACCAAGCGCGGCACAGACACTCGTCCCGACCTCGAACGCCTCATTCACGTCGCCGGGGCGGGCGATGACCTGATCGCCGAGCACATCGAGTGGATGGGCGTCGAGCGGACCGCTCGGACGCTCGTCCGGGAAGTGCTCGATCGTGTCGATCTGCGCGGTTGCCCGCCGATCGACGTGCTGTTCCGCCTGCATGCCGGTGCGCAGTCGGCCGACGTGACCGTGCGCGTGGCCGCGGACGGCAGCACCACGACGCCATCCGCGCCGTCGTCCGGTGCGGTCGCGGCCACGGTCGAACAGTCACTACCCGAGTTCGTCCGCAGTGTGCTCGGGCCGCGCGGGGCAGCGACGAGTGCCACCCGCGTGCTGCACTGGCCCGATCTGTCCGCCTTCGAAACGTTCGGCAGGCCGCAACCCGCGTTCGAACCCGTTCGGCGGCTGCTCGATTCGATCGACCACGGTTATCGCGTCACGCTCGCCGAACTGTGCGTCCGCGCCGGTTCGGACAAGTGGGGGGTGCATCAGTACCCGCAGCACTACGCGAAGCACTTCGAGATGCTTCGGGATCGTCCCCTGACCATGTTGGAAATCGGGGTCGGTGGTTTTGCCGACCCACGGCGCGGCGGCGAGTCGCTGCGCATGTGGAAACGGTACTTTCCGCGGGCCTCGGTGTACGGCATCGACATCATCGACAAGTCCGAGCTGTCGGAACCACGGATGACAGTGCTGCGTGCTGACCAATCCGCGCCGGCCGATCTCGCCAGGGTGCTCGAGACAACCGGGCCGCTCGACCTGGTCATCGATGACGGCAGCCACCTCAGCGCCCACGTCATCGCCTCGTTCGACGTGCTGTTCCCCGCTCTCCGGCCGGGCGGAATGTACGTGATCGAGGATCTGCAGACGTCCTACTGGCCCCATTTCGGTGGCAGATCCGGTGTCTACGACAACACTGCGACGAGCATGGGGTTCCTCAAGGCCTTGATCGACGGACTCAACTTCGCCGAGATCGACGGTCGGGAGCCGAGGAGGACCGATACCGCGATCAAAGGGATGCACTTCTATCACAACATCGTGTTCGTCGAGAAGGGCGAGAATCGCGACGAGGGAGCGCCGGCTTGGCTTCGCGGGGCGTGA
- a CDS encoding toxin C-terminal domain-containing protein, whose protein sequence is MITIRKSFAAALFATLPLLALTSAQAAAAPSESAAAPTATIVVDADTPGVPPAFQAVAGKRFTDAEDRAAARDLGYAVANVGKSHGCLIFKHEKKNLYISQDVDGHNGGRWKMASSPENLASKKTRMGTYDANLNRIGD, encoded by the coding sequence TTGATCACTATCCGCAAATCCTTTGCCGCAGCGCTCTTCGCGACGCTGCCACTCCTCGCCCTGACCAGTGCCCAGGCGGCCGCCGCACCGTCCGAGAGCGCCGCGGCCCCCACCGCGACGATCGTCGTCGACGCGGACACCCCGGGCGTGCCACCCGCATTCCAAGCCGTCGCCGGTAAGCGGTTTACCGACGCCGAGGACCGGGCCGCGGCGCGCGACCTCGGCTACGCAGTGGCCAACGTCGGCAAGAGCCATGGCTGCCTGATCTTCAAGCACGAGAAGAAGAACCTGTACATTTCACAGGACGTCGACGGCCACAACGGGGGGCGCTGGAAGATGGCGAGCTCGCCGGAGAACCTTGCCTCGAAGAAGACCCGGATGGGGACCTACGACGCGAACCTCAACCGGATTGGTGACTGA
- a CDS encoding DUF4258 domain-containing protein, translating into MRSIIRAAAAPVAAFAILLTGMPFAAAASTATPNTAVTFVAAEQIPGAADFRFEEAAGRRPHYISGYTDHARQRMAERRINEDQVESAIYSKYEGQWQPQHRTWLVTWGGVAVAISEDAKIVTVERV; encoded by the coding sequence TTGCGATCAATTATCCGTGCTGCCGCCGCGCCGGTGGCCGCCTTCGCCATTCTGCTGACCGGAATGCCTTTCGCTGCAGCAGCTTCCACGGCGACGCCGAATACCGCGGTCACGTTCGTCGCCGCCGAGCAGATCCCCGGCGCAGCCGATTTCAGGTTCGAGGAGGCAGCGGGTCGCCGCCCGCACTACATCTCCGGCTACACCGACCACGCCCGCCAGCGCATGGCTGAGCGCAGGATCAACGAGGACCAGGTCGAGAGCGCCATTTACAGCAAGTACGAAGGCCAGTGGCAGCCCCAGCACCGCACCTGGCTGGTGACCTGGGGCGGAGTCGCGGTAGCGATCAGCGAGGACGCCAAGATCGTCACGGTCGAGCGAGTCTAG